The sequence ACCGAAGAGATTGACCCACCAGGAACTCACGGCGTCCAGGTAACGTTTGCCCGCGAAATCCTCCAGCCAGACCCCCGCGCCGCGCCGGATGGGAATCGGCGGCAACGATTCGTAATCCTTCATCTGGGTGCAGGGGTGCCAGACATGGGCGAGATCGCGCTCGATCCAGCTTTGGTTGGCGTCGGTGGTGGGCATGGGCGTGTGTGCGGTGAGTACGATGGAGGACAACTATATCAGCTCACAGCTGGCGGTGAGTGCGTGCGAGAGGGCTTGACGGCGACGCGGCATGGTCAAAAATGGCCACCGGTTTCCCTGCCGAGGCGGCGTGCCCGAGAATCTTCACGTTCAATCCCTGCCGGGCGCCTGGCGTGCCCCTGGGCTCGATGCGTAAGACTGGAAATCTGGTTCCGGAAGCGGTGCGTCCTTGCACGACCGCTTCGTACTTTCGCTGCGCTGCATCCGGAATCAAGGGTTATTCACAGGCTTCTTGCCGATTCAGCTCACAATCTGTCGAGCGGGCTTTCGGTCCCTGCGTAGTGACGCCCTAGCACGTGGGTGTAGATCTGCGTCGTGCTCACATCGTTATGCCCGAGCAATTCTTGAACGGTGCGGATATCCGTACCGCTGGAGAGCAATTGGGTGGCGAATGAATGGCGGAAGGTGTGGCAGTTGATACGTTTGAAACTCATTTTGGCGGCGGCGACTGCCCGGTGCAGCGCTTTACGAATCGCTGAAGGGTGCAGATGGTGGCGGCACATAACACCCGTTAACGGGTGCGCGCACCAGCCGGTCGCGGGGAAGATAAACGCCCACCCCGGCGAGCGATGCGCGTTGGGATACTTGCGGCCTAACGCCGCGGGTAGCGAGCAACCGACCCCTTGGAGGTTGTCATTGCGCTGAAGCTCAATCGCCTGTGCAATACGTCCGCGCAAGGAAGCCTCCAATCGTCGGCTCAGCAAAACCCGCCGGTCTTTCCGGCCCTTACCGTCATGGATGTTAAGGGCGAAGTGCTCCAGATCCACATCCTGTACCCGCAAGCGCAGACATTCCGATACCCGTAGTCCGCTACCGTAAAGGAGCTCAACCACCAGGCGTGGCGTGCCCCGCATATGATTCAAAATACGTTGTACTTCGCCGGGGTTGAGCACTGTGGGGAGGTACCGTTGCCGGGTGGCGAGCGTAAAGCCGAGTTCACCCAACTCCCGTTTCAACACCTTGTGATAGAGAAATACCAGTGCATTGAGTGCCGACTTCTGAGTATTTACAGCGACCTGTTTCTCAACCGCCAGCCAAGTCAAAAAGGCTTTCACCTCCCCGGCACCTACGGACTCGGGATGACGTTTGTCAATAAAGTAGATGAAGCGACGAGTCCAGCCGAGATAGGCTTTCTCAGTCGCCATGCTATACCCGCGCAGTCGAATTTCAGCGCGTACGGATTCAAGAAATGGGCTCGGCATGTTCAGTCCTTTGAACGTGTGAATATGCTGTATATAAATACAGTATATCAGCGCATTGTCAAGAATCGGGCTCGTTTTACCCGAAGGGAAGGCGCGTTTTCGGGTAGCGGCGACCAAACATTTGGTGCAATATCAACCGACTACAGAAATCCTCACAGGGCATATGAGGGGTCCCAGTATTTAAATATGGGGACCAGCGCGCTTACACGAGGAAGGGAATCCACTAATCCAAGAAAATCCCTTCATAAACAATTCAATGTAGATGGTCACGGAAAACTCGTAATCGGGATACTCGGACCAACTCGATATACAAATGTTATGCATAAAAAATGAAAACATCAATTAAATACATTGCATATATTATCGGCGGTCTTTCAACCGCATATTTATTATTTATGTATGTTATATCTTCATATATCGGTAGCTCCTCAATAGAGACGTGGGATGCAATGCAAAAACAAGCATTTAATTGCCCTGAAGGAACTGAAGTAACATATCGAGGCTGGAGTGAGAATGGGCGAATGCGTTATTGTGAACCCTCTAAAAATGGAGCATGGGAAGCATGGATGTCTGGTTATAAATGGGTGCAAGGCACTTACATAAACGGAAAAGAACATGGTGAATGGTTATGGTTCAACAAAGACGGTTCAGTAAGTAAACGCATTATTTATGTATATGGTGTAGAACAAAAGGTCGGTGAGATATAATGCATAACAAGGCGTTTAAATCGCTACGCTCGGACGCGCTAAAAGCGGCGCGCCGTTTAACTGGTCGTTATGCTGTCAATAACCACTCGTAACCCGTAACGTAATAGGTTACACTTCTTGAATGATAAGGAACTTCAAGCACAAGGGCCTGGAGAAATTCTTCCTGAAAGGAACCAAATCGGGAATTCAGGCCAAGCATGCCACCCGATTAAGACTGATTCTGGGCCGGCTGAATGCTGCTACGAACCCACATGACATGGACCTTCCTGGACTCAAATTACATGAGCTAAGTGGTGGTCGGAAAGGAGACTGGTCGGTTTGGGTTAGTGGTAACTGGCGTGTGACATTTCGTTTTGAAGGAATGGATGCGGAAGCGATCGATTATGAAGATTACCATTGAGGTGTAATGATGAAGATGCACAATCCACCCCATCCCGGTGAAATACTCAGGGAACTCTGCATCGAGCCAATGGGGTTAAGCATTACTGAGGCTGCCGAAGCGCTTGGCGTTAGCAGAAAGACTTTGTCAGCTATTTTAAATGGCCATGCAGGCATTAGCCCTGAAATGGCGGTTCGTCTTTCTTTAGCATTCGGAACGTCTTCCGAGAGCTGGCTGAATCAGCAATCGCAGTATGATTTATGGGAAGCCGAAAAAAAGCGCAAATCCTTAAAAGTGAGGAAGCTATCAGCAGCATAACAAACAATTCAACTACCGAGGCAAACGAAAGGTGGACGGGCAATGGAAGCTGATGATGATGTTGCATAATATGTTGAAAATTCATCGCTATGGATGGGAATGGGGATAGAAAACGCGAGTGAGAGTTGCTTGAATCCGGTTAAACCAAAGAGAACCGTATAATCGGCAAGGGACAATGAACGAACCCGAATTATATTTGTCGCGCTGGAAGTTTGTTGGTCTCAGCACGGTTTTTCGACAGGCTCGTTATGTGGCCAGTATTCAGATGTTCCAGAACTTTAAGCTAGTACACAGCAGACGCCCTAATTAGCAGTCTCAGTTTCTTAGATTGATCCAAAGCAGTTGCTTAGGGCTAAGGTGATTTTCGTTTATGCGACAATTTATTATCTCTATTCATCAAGCACGCGTCGCCGTTCCTCAAATTCTTCCTTGTCGATCTCGCCTCGCGCGAAACGTTCCTTGAGGATATCGAGAGGGGTCCTACCAGGTGTGGTCGGTGGCGCTGCACCACGTCCTCCCCCGAGCCAGCGGAATATGAGAACAACCGCAGCCACAATGGCCACGATGAAAACGATCATCATTAGCGGACCCAAAAACATCCACCCTCCGCCACTCCACATGTGTGGCCCATGGTACGGCCAGTCCTGCTGCTGCGCCCAAGCAGTCGATGATACCGTAAACGTATTGATCGGGATTGCCACCCAAGCGAGCAAGGTCTTCATGTTTCACTCCCTTCACTGAATCTGCTGCATCAGCATTCTGGATAACTAGAACCTATCTCAGAATCCTCCGCGAGCTGTGCCGGTCGCTCGTGGTTCGAGCGCTAGGCGTGGCGAGCGTGGTTGGGTCATTCCCAATGAGCGAGCCGCAACACCGCGCTGGAGCCACGAGCGGCCGGCCCTTCGGGTTGGCCCCAGAGGTGCGCTGGCGGTGTTCTCGACTTGCCAATAGCGTTGCTATTGGCTGCGCCTTCGGACCTACCCAGCGCACCTCTGGGGCTCTACACAGCACGCGGAGGATTCTGAGATAGGTTCTACAATTTAGCCTGATAGAAGGTTCTCTGCCATTAATAACCCAAACTGAATTTAGGTCAGCAGATACTATCACAGACTCAACCTTGTCTTTTTTCATTGCACTACAATCTGGGGGGTCTGCTTCGTGCCGCAGGTCGCCGCTCAAGCGAATTTATTGAGGGTCTGCTTTTACCGACTAGCGGTTATACCCAAACAATGCTCACTAGCCACATTACAAGCAAATGCAGTAGAGCGCGGCTAAAGCCGCGCCACTGATTTGAGCGTTGTGCCGCAATGGAAGAAAGTTAGAAACTTCATGCGTTTTTTGCCTATCGCTCTTATTGTCTTCCTGCCCGCTTGCGGGCAACCATCGACCGATTACACCGCGTCCACGGAGCAGTCCAGCGACGCCGGTTTGTCCTTCAAGTACCAGTGTGAAAGCGGAAAATCAATTATCGTTTTTTATCCCACAGACAGTACAGCCGTCGTGGAATACGACGACCGCCAATTCAAAATGGAAATTGCAGTCTCGGGGAGCGGGGCACGCTATGTGGGTGCGCGCCTGGAATGGTGGATAAAAGGTAGTGGAAAAGGCGCGGCAGGTACGCTGTTTCGTCACCTGGAAGATGGCACCTCGGGCGAAGCAATCGAACAATGTGTGCAGGTCGCAGATGCAGCATGACAAGTGCAGGCGTGCCGACGCCCTTTACATTGCGCCTTTGGCCCCATTCCAAGAGCGCGCATGCTGCAAGCATTCTATAGAAAATGGGGAAAGAATCCGAGTAACGCCACGCTTGGCAACGATGCTCAACACTGATTGTTGTCGTCTTTTCAAGTGCTCCGCCGCACTGCTGCTCCGCACGGGTTGGAATGGCTCCCCGCAACCATAAGTGGTCGTTTGACAGAATGGACCGGTACGATCGGATGAATACGGAATAGCAGCATGTTTGACGTCGGTGCCATCGCGGTGATTGCAGGAACGTTCCTGATTGCCGGTGCTGTCAAGGGCGTTATTGGTCTCGGCCTTCCAACGGTCAGTCTCGCGTTGCTAACAGTCGCTTTCGATCTCACGAGTGCGATGGCGCTACTGGTAGTACCGTCGTTCGTCACCAATCTCTGGCAGGCGAGTCGCGGGGGCAACGGGCATGCCATTGTACGACGGCTCTGGCCGTTCTTTTTGCCGGCAACAGTTACCGTTTCGTTGGGAGCCGTTGCGCTGATCCGCATTGATCTGTCATTACTCTCTGCACTTCTGGGTGTGCTTCTCGTAACTTACGCCAGCGTGAGTCTGAGGGGCTATCGGTTATCCATCCCGCTACAGCGCGAGCGCTGGCTTGGTCCGTTGATCGGCGCTGTCAATGGAATCCTGACCGGTATGACCGGGTCTTTCGTGGTGCCGGGGGTGATGTTCCTACAGGCGATCGGCCTGCCGCGTGATGTTCTGATACAGGCCATGGGGATGCTTTTTACCGTATCGACACTGGCTCTCGCGTTGGCGCTGCAGGCGAACGACTTGCTCACGCTTGAGAAGGGTGCGTTCTCATTGGCAGCGCTTCTTCCCGCCGTCATTGGAATGATGGTTGGGCAGCAGATTCGGAAACGGTTGGCCGAGGAACTGTTTCGCAAGGTGTTCTTTGTTGCGCTGCTCTTGCTGGGTGCCTATATTGTCGTGTCGGCGGTCGGCACCAGTTTTTAAGGAAGTAACGGGGTCAGGTCTTGCATGGCCACACGGCTAGTCTAAGCTGACGAATATGGCAGGACCGTTGAGTGAACAATGGGGTCAGACGCGACAGATAATTGGTCCCGACGGGCACAACATCGAAACCGTTTGTCATCGTGCGGAAGCGTAATGCCGCGCTGTCACATCGACCATATCGTGGTTACGTCTCCCTCTCTCGAACGGGGGGCGGACTATCTGTACCAAACACTGGGCGTAATGCCGCAGCCCGGCGGTGAACACCCACGCATGGGAACGCACAATCTGCTCTTGCGTTTGGGGGATGCGCTTTATCTCGAGGTGATCGCGACCAATCCTCGGGCGCCTGCTCCCGGCCGGTCGCGCTGGTTCGGTCTCGACTCAATGAAAGCGGTTTCACAGCCTGCGCTTTCCACATGGGTGGCACGGAGTGAAGATATTCGCGCCTCGACAGCCGGGTGTCCCGAACCGCTGGGGGAGGTCGAGGCGATGAGTCGCGGCCCGTACGAATGGCTGATTACAGTTCCCGCTGACGGGCGTGTACCGCTTGATGGTGTCGCGCCCGCATTGATCGAGTGGCGTAGCGCGGTTCATCCCGCGTCGCAGCTCGACGAGTGTGGATGCTCGCTGGTTGAGTTGACGGTGCGCCATCCCGATCCGGTTCGCGTCGCGCGTCTGCTGAATACCCTGGGGCTGAGTGGAGTCGCGGTTGAACCGCTGCCTGTGGGCTGCACCACTCCTCATCTGGTCGCCGTGATCGATACCCCACAAGGACGAAAGATACTATCGCCCGTTGGCCCGCCGGTACGCTAGTTCGCATAGCGACCGCTTCCCTTCGCGACAACAACGACCAAATCCCTACAGCTTTCGGCGTATCTCATTCTTGGCGGTATCGGCGTTTTGGCGGCGGTGGCGGATGTGGGGTGCGGCCCCGGACGGTTGTTCAAATTCCAAACCCTATCAACCACAAAGTACACGAAGTACACAAAGTTTTAACGTCTGTAAGAGCAGTCACTCCGGCGGGATCCGGAGTCCAGCCAGTCATCGTTTCCCCGGTTACCTATTCAAGGCTGGTATGTCGGCAGTGCTGGATGCAGGCGCGTTGGCCATTGAGTTTCGGCTGGGACAGAGCAAAGCCGATTTTGGGTTTTTACTTCGTGTACTTTGAGTACTTTGTGGTCAGGACTTTCATTTTTATCAGAATCCAAAACCCTATTAACCACAAAGTACACAAAGTTTTAGCATATGAAAAGGCCGTCACCCCGACGAAATCCGGAGTCCGGCCAGTCATCGTTTCCCTGGTTACCTAATTTAGGCGGGTATGTCGGCAGTGCTGGATGCGGGCGTGTTGGCCACCGAGTTGCGGCTGGGACAGAGCAAAGCCGATTTTGGGTTTTACTTCGTGTACTTTGAGTACTTTGTGGTCAGGACTTTCATTTTTATCAGAATCCAAAACCCTATTAACCACAAAGTACACAAAGTTTTAGCATATGAAAGGGCCGTCACCCCGACGAAATCCGGAGTCCGGCCAGTCATCGTTTCCCTGGTTACCTAATTTAGGCGGGTATGTCGGCAGTGCTGGATGCGGGCGTGTTGGCCACCGAGTTGCGGCTGGGACAGAGCAAAGCCGATTTTGGGTTTTACTTCGTGTACTTTGAGTACTTTGTGGTCAGGACTTTCATTTTTATCAGAATCCAAAACCCTATTAACCACAAAGTACACAAAGTTTTAGCATATGAAAGGGCCGTCACCCCGACGAAATCCGGAGTCCGGCCAGTCATCGTTTCCCTGGTTACCTAATTTAGGCGGGTATGTCGGCAGTGCTGGATGCGGGCGTGTTGGCCACCGAGTTGCGGCTGGGACAGAGCAAAGCCGATTTTGGGTTTTACTTCGTGTACTTTGAGTACTTTGTGGTCAGGACTTTCATTTTTATCAGAATCCAAAACCCTATTAACCACAAAGTACACGAAGTGCACAAAGTTTTAACATCTGAAAGAGCGGTCACTCCGGCGGGATCCGGAGTCCAGCCAGTCATCGTTTCCCCGGTTACCTATTCAAGGCTGGTATGTCGGTAGTGCTGGATGCGGGTGTGTTGGCCACCGAGTTTCGGCTGGGACAGAGCAAAGCTGACCTTGGGTTTTTACTTCGTGTACTTTGAGTACTTTGTGGTCAAAGATTTTCGTTCTTATCCAAATCCAATTAACCACAAAGTACACGAAGTACACAAAGTTTTAACATCTGAAAGAGCCGTCGGTCCGACGAGATCCGGGGTCTACAGAAGGATCGTGTTTCTGGATTCCGGATCAAATCCGGTACGATGAATATCTATCTCAGCCCCAGCGTTTGCCAGATCGCCGTGGTCGGTCCGGACTGATTCATGGTGTAAAAATGCAGGCCGGGCGCGCCTCCAGCCAATAGCCTGGTGCATAGTTCTGTAACGACTTCCAACCCGAAGGTACGAATCGAATCCCGGTCGTCACCGAATCCTTCCAGCCGCTTGCGTACCCAGCGCGGAATTTCCGCGCCGCAGGCTTCAGAAAAACGGATCAGTTGCGATGAGTTGGTGATGGGCATGATGCCGGGAACGATGGGGATGTCGATTTGCAGGCGCCGGCAATCATCGATGAAGCGGAAATAGGCGTCGGCATTGAAGAAGTACTGAGTGATGGCGCCGTTGGCGCCGGCCGCGACCTTGCGTGCGAAGTTGGCCAGATCCTTTTCCGCTCCGTGCGCTTCGGGGTGAAACTCAGGATAGGCGGCCACTTCGATGAAGAAGCGCGCGCCGGTTTCGCTGCGAATGAACTCGACCAACTCGTTGGCGTAGCGGAACTCCCCGGGTGTGGCCATTCCCGAGGGCATGTCGCCGCGCAGCGCTACCAAACGCTTGATGCCGCGCTCGCTATAAAGATCCAGCAGCTCACGAATGGTGTCGCGTGTCGCACCGATGCAGGAGATATGCGGGGCGGCCTCCAGTCCCGCTTGCTGGATCTCGAAGACTGTTCCCAGGGTGCGTTCGCGCGTGGAACCACCGGCGCCGTAGGTGACCGAAAAGAACTCGGGATCGAGACGCGCAAGCTCGTCACGCGCACGGCGCAATTTCTCCACGCCCGCGTCGGTTTTGGGCGGAAAAAATTCGCAGCTGAATACTGGTTCGCCTGCAGTGTGGTTTGTGCTCATGATTGAATTCTTTCAACGCAAAGAAACAGGTTAACGCAAAGAAAATCCAGATGTTTGTAGGGCGGAGCCGGCAATCTTACCGCTCCCCGTCACTGCTATATCTTTGCGCCCTTGGCGTCCTCGCGTCTTTGCGTTGAAGGCGTTTAAAACCATCAATAACGGTAACGCTCGGGTTTGTAAGGTCCCTCGACGGGCACGTCGATGTACTTTGCCTGTTCGGGTGTCAGTTGAGTGAGCTGCACCCCGATCTTGGCCAGGTGCAGGCGCGCCACCTCTTCATCCAGATGCTTGGGCAGCACGTAGACCTGCTTCGCGTAGTTTTCCGGATGCTGCCACAGCTCCATCTGCGCCAGCACCTGATTGGTGAAAGAGTTGGACATGACAAAGCTGGGGTGCCCCGTGGCGCAGCCCAGATTCACCAGACGCCCCTCGGCCAGCAGGATGATGCGCTTGCCGTCGGGGAAGATGATGTGATCGACCTGCGGTTTGATGTTCTCCCACTGGTACTTGCGCACGCTCGCAACGTCGATCTCGGAATCGAAGTGGCCGATGTTGCAGACGATGGCCTGGTTTTTCATCGCCGCCATGTGATCGTGGTTGATGACATTGATGTTGCCGGTGGTGGTGACGAAGATATCGGCCTTGCTGCAGGCATCGTCCATGGTGACCACGCGATAGCCCTCCATCGCCGCTTGCAGAGCGCAGATGGGATCGATCTCGGTGACCCACACGGTGGCGCCAAAACCACGAAAGGCCTGGGCGCAGCCCTTGCCGACATCGCCATAGCCCAGCACCACGGCGATCTTGCCGGCGATCATGACATCGGTGGCGCGCTTGATGCCGTCCAGCAGCGATTCGCGGCAGCCGTAGAGGTTGTCGAACTTGGATTTGGTCACCGAGTCGTTGACGTTGATGGCGGGGAAGGGGAGCGAACCCTCCTTCTCGAAGTGGTAGAGACGGTGCACGCCGGTGGTGGTCTCTTCGGTGACGCCGCGGATGCCGGCGAGCACTTTGGAGTACCAGCCGGGCTGTTCGGCGAGGCGTTTCCGGATCGCGGCGAACAGCACCGTCTCTTCTTCGTTGGTGGGGTTGGCGATCAGCGAGGGATCGTTTTCGGCGCGAGCCCCCAAGTGGATCAGCAGAGTGGCGTCGCCACCGTCGTCGAGAATCAGATTGGCGCTGCCGCCGTCCGACCACTCGAAGATGCGGTGGGTAAACTGCCAGTACTCCTCCAGACTCTCGCCCTTGTAGGCGAAGACCGGCGTGCCGCCCGTGGCGATGGCGGCGGCGGCATGGTCCTGGGTGGAGAAGATGTTGCACGACGCCCAGCGCACATCGGCGCCCAGGTCCTTCAGCGACTCGATGAGCACCGCGGTCTGGATGGTCATGTGCAGGGAACCGGCGATGCGCGCGCCTTTGAGCGGCTGTTCGGCGCGGTACTTGTCGCGCACCGCCATCAGGCCGGGCATCTCGGTTTCGGCGATGGCGATCTCCTTGCGACCCCAGTCGGCAAGCGAGATATCGGCTACGTGGTAATCGGAGGCAAGCTTCTTGGCTGCATCGTTCATCACAAAGACTCCATGATTGAACGAGCGCCGTTACTACCTGGAACCGGCTTGTCGAGCCTGGCGGATGATCCCGTCGCAACGCTCCTCGACCTGCCGAGCCGCCCTGGGCGGCGTGGGGCGCATAGTTTTACACAAAAGCGGGGAGGGGTGGAACCCCAACGCCACCCTCACCCCAACCCCTCTCCCTGAGAGCGAAGCAAGGATGCGTTGCCTCGCCGGCCAACACCTCCGCCGTTCGCATCCGGGAAGACACTATCGCCCCTCTCCCCGTGGGAGAGGGGTTGGGGTGAGGGTGAGGGGTTGGTGTTACAGCCCCGCGGCGTCGCGCAGCATCTCCGCCCGGTCGGTTTTCTCCCAGGGGAAGGCGGTGAAGGTTTCATCTTTTTTCACTACTGCGCCGTTCTCGCGATCCTCCCAGTGATAGGTCATCTCAACCGGTTCGCGGCCGAAGTGACCATAGGCAGCGGTGGCCTGGTACATGGGATGGATGAGATCGAGCATCTGAATGATCCCGTAGGGGCGCAGGTCGAAGTGTTCGCGTACCAGGCGTTCGATTTTATCGTCGGCGATCTTGCCGGTACCGAAGGTCTCCAGTGAGATGGAGGTGGGTTCGGCCACGCCGATGGCATAGGAGGTCTGGATCTCGCAGCGATCGGCGAGTCCCGCCGCGACGATATTCTTCGCCACATAACGCGCCGCGTAGGCCGCCGAGCGATCCACCTTGGAGGGATCCTTGCCGGAGAAGGCGCCACCGCCGTGGTGGGCGGAGCCGCCGTAGGTGTCCACGATGATCTTGCGCCCGGTGAGGCCGCAATCGCCCACCGGCCCGCCGATGACGAAGCTGCCGGTCGGGTTGATGTGGAATTTGGTGTGCTTGCTCAGCCACTTGGCGGGCAGCGTGTGCTTGATGATCAGCTCCATCACCGCTTCGTGAAGATCCTGGGTCTTGACGCCCGGATTGTGCTGCGTGGAGAGCACCACGGCGTCCACTCCGGCGATCTGGCCGTCTTCGTAGCGGAAGGTGACCTGGCTCTTGGCGTCGGGGCGGAGCCACGGCAGCAGGCCGTTCTTGCGCACCTCGGCCTGGCGCCGCACCAGCCGCTGGGCGTAGGTGACGGGCGCGGGCATCAGCACATCGGTCTCTTTGGTGGCGTAGCCAAACATCAGCCCCTGGTCGCCGGCGCCTTGCTCTTCGGGATTGGAACGATCAACACCCTGGGCGATGTCCGAGGACTGTTTGCCAATGATGTTCAGAACGCCGCAGGTGCCGCCGTCGTAGCCCACCTCGGAGCTGGTGTAGCCGATCTCGCAGATCACCCGGCGCACCAGATCCTCGAGATCCACCCAGGCGTGAGTGGAGACCTCACCCGCCACGATGGCGACGCCGGTCTTGA is a genomic window of Pseudomonadota bacterium containing:
- a CDS encoding adenosylhomocysteinase, which encodes MNDAAKKLASDYHVADISLADWGRKEIAIAETEMPGLMAVRDKYRAEQPLKGARIAGSLHMTIQTAVLIESLKDLGADVRWASCNIFSTQDHAAAAIATGGTPVFAYKGESLEEYWQFTHRIFEWSDGGSANLILDDGGDATLLIHLGARAENDPSLIANPTNEEETVLFAAIRKRLAEQPGWYSKVLAGIRGVTEETTTGVHRLYHFEKEGSLPFPAINVNDSVTKSKFDNLYGCRESLLDGIKRATDVMIAGKIAVVLGYGDVGKGCAQAFRGFGATVWVTEIDPICALQAAMEGYRVVTMDDACSKADIFVTTTGNINVINHDHMAAMKNQAIVCNIGHFDSEIDVASVRKYQWENIKPQVDHIIFPDGKRIILLAEGRLVNLGCATGHPSFVMSNSFTNQVLAQMELWQHPENYAKQVYVLPKHLDEEVARLHLAKIGVQLTQLTPEQAKYIDVPVEGPYKPERYRY
- a CDS encoding SHOCT domain-containing protein, yielding MWSGGGWMFLGPLMMIVFIVAIVAAVVLIFRWLGGGRGAAPPTTPGRTPLDILKERFARGEIDKEEFEERRRVLDE
- a CDS encoding sulfite exporter TauE/SafE family protein yields the protein MFDVGAIAVIAGTFLIAGAVKGVIGLGLPTVSLALLTVAFDLTSAMALLVVPSFVTNLWQASRGGNGHAIVRRLWPFFLPATVTVSLGAVALIRIDLSLLSALLGVLLVTYASVSLRGYRLSIPLQRERWLGPLIGAVNGILTGMTGSFVVPGVMFLQAIGLPRDVLIQAMGMLFTVSTLALALALQANDLLTLEKGAFSLAALLPAVIGMMVGQQIRKRLAEELFRKVFFVALLLLGAYIVVSAVGTSF
- a CDS encoding VOC family protein; this encodes MPRCHIDHIVVTSPSLERGADYLYQTLGVMPQPGGEHPRMGTHNLLLRLGDALYLEVIATNPRAPAPGRSRWFGLDSMKAVSQPALSTWVARSEDIRASTAGCPEPLGEVEAMSRGPYEWLITVPADGRVPLDGVAPALIEWRSAVHPASQLDECGCSLVELTVRHPDPVRVARLLNTLGLSGVAVEPLPVGCTTPHLVAVIDTPQGRKILSPVGPPVR
- a CDS encoding methionine adenosyltransferase, whose translation is MSKSFLFTSESVSEGHPDKVADQISDAVLDALIARDKRSRVACETMVKTGVAIVAGEVSTHAWVDLEDLVRRVICEIGYTSSEVGYDGGTCGVLNIIGKQSSDIAQGVDRSNPEEQGAGDQGLMFGYATKETDVLMPAPVTYAQRLVRRQAEVRKNGLLPWLRPDAKSQVTFRYEDGQIAGVDAVVLSTQHNPGVKTQDLHEAVMELIIKHTLPAKWLSKHTKFHINPTGSFVIGGPVGDCGLTGRKIIVDTYGGSAHHGGGAFSGKDPSKVDRSAAYAARYVAKNIVAAGLADRCEIQTSYAIGVAEPTSISLETFGTGKIADDKIERLVREHFDLRPYGIIQMLDLIHPMYQATAAYGHFGREPVEMTYHWEDRENGAVVKKDETFTAFPWEKTDRAEMLRDAAGL
- a CDS encoding peptidase, which produces MIRNFKHKGLEKFFLKGTKSGIQAKHATRLRLILGRLNAATNPHDMDLPGLKLHELSGGRKGDWSVWVSGNWRVTFRFEGMDAEAIDYEDYH
- the higA gene encoding addiction module antidote protein, HigA family, which translates into the protein MKMHNPPHPGEILRELCIEPMGLSITEAAEALGVSRKTLSAILNGHAGISPEMAVRLSLAFGTSSESWLNQQSQYDLWEAEKKRKSLKVRKLSAA
- the metF gene encoding methylenetetrahydrofolate reductase [NAD(P)H], producing the protein MSTNHTAGEPVFSCEFFPPKTDAGVEKLRRARDELARLDPEFFSVTYGAGGSTRERTLGTVFEIQQAGLEAAPHISCIGATRDTIRELLDLYSERGIKRLVALRGDMPSGMATPGEFRYANELVEFIRSETGARFFIEVAAYPEFHPEAHGAEKDLANFARKVAAGANGAITQYFFNADAYFRFIDDCRRLQIDIPIVPGIMPITNSSQLIRFSEACGAEIPRWVRKRLEGFGDDRDSIRTFGLEVVTELCTRLLAGGAPGLHFYTMNQSGPTTAIWQTLGLR
- a CDS encoding integron integrase yields the protein MPSPFLESVRAEIRLRGYSMATEKAYLGWTRRFIYFIDKRHPESVGAGEVKAFLTWLAVEKQVAVNTQKSALNALVFLYHKVLKRELGELGFTLATRQRYLPTVLNPGEVQRILNHMRGTPRLVVELLYGSGLRVSECLRLRVQDVDLEHFALNIHDGKGRKDRRVLLSRRLEASLRGRIAQAIELQRNDNLQGVGCSLPAALGRKYPNAHRSPGWAFIFPATGWCAHPLTGVMCRHHLHPSAIRKALHRAVAAAKMSFKRINCHTFRHSFATQLLSSGTDIRTVQELLGHNDVSTTQIYTHVLGRHYAGTESPLDRL